A window of Rubidibacter lacunae KORDI 51-2 contains these coding sequences:
- a CDS encoding pentapeptide repeat-containing protein: MRYPGNKFGLSVTKPVSVWNQEVKADFRNLFKALGKAGVDAVSGKWLGVGKDAVDALSALGLKVNEPGQLAWSLIYNSLQQATVELAIDSEGLLPDAPEDLETFCDRLDLSVLEATEVAIGEDFFARPENLSLLEPWQQVLQRWFMGFGADEREAKTIAQRLPSYFPLAVAREWRENQTTYAPILQALESPFSQAAERELGWRQYQAWLKKQVAEPLLGEPFGLEDVYVDPCAYFRRKCEEDGERSRYEECDRYERVVVKLGAALREWLHRADRNDAIRVVSGGPGSGKSSFAKMFAARHDFDFPVLFVPLHQFDLKGDLVQSVGQFVRYEELSENPLDPDNRDLRLLIIFDGLDELSKQGKLSEGDAKEFVREVNQKVSQINQRTTHLQVVITGRDVAVQGAFRNLERVFHVLPYFEPEAKRYEESNEYYIDEGDCLAVDLRDVWWRKYGEVTQKAYTGMPEDLDREKLTEITGQPLLNYLVAFTYVKGKLNLSDTTNLNSIYADLLHEVYERSYEGKGKRHKAIGDLSEENFRRILEEVSLAAWHGDGRTTTVGEIRQHCQRSRLQRLLEQFEEGAKAGVTRLFLAFYFRQSGSRENEPTFEFTHKSFGEYLTAARIVRAMARIQAKLDQREKDFEEGWDERDALLHWAEICGPTRMDPYLLEFVWNEVSLRSKEDVAKWQKTFARLIEEMLKHGMPMEKIVPPLVFHKANRWAIHAEECLLVALNACARVTREVSTVQWTEPTTFGSWLLRLQGQRDYEDKSVASKCLSYLNLSQAELYAANLDEAHLAGAHLEGANLFRAHLDLANLAGANLEGVELKGADLSGADLEGAHLAGADLARARLAGAHLAGAHLEWAILAEADLKGADLAGAHLDGADLEGAHLEGAHLDGAELDGAELEGAHLAGAIGLFDNLSCPEKYRLRKPISDGG, translated from the coding sequence ATGAGATATCCGGGTAACAAGTTTGGCTTGAGCGTGACGAAGCCGGTATCGGTGTGGAACCAGGAGGTGAAGGCCGACTTTAGGAATCTGTTCAAAGCTCTCGGCAAAGCCGGGGTAGATGCGGTTTCTGGCAAATGGCTCGGGGTGGGCAAAGATGCAGTCGATGCACTGTCCGCACTGGGCTTGAAAGTAAATGAGCCGGGACAGTTGGCTTGGAGCCTGATTTACAACTCCCTGCAGCAGGCCACCGTAGAGCTGGCGATCGATTCTGAGGGGCTGCTGCCCGATGCCCCGGAGGACTTAGAAACCTTTTGCGATCGCTTGGATTTGTCAGTGTTGGAGGCAACCGAGGTCGCGATCGGCGAGGACTTTTTCGCTCGTCCCGAGAACTTGTCGCTGCTGGAGCCCTGGCAGCAGGTGTTGCAGCGGTGGTTTATGGGATTTGGGGCGGACGAAAGGGAGGCAAAGACCATTGCCCAACGCCTGCCCAGCTATTTCCCGCTGGCAGTCGCGCGTGAATGGCGGGAAAACCAGACGACCTATGCCCCAATCCTGCAGGCTCTGGAGTCACCATTTAGCCAGGCAGCGGAGCGGGAGCTGGGATGGCGGCAATATCAAGCGTGGCTGAAGAAACAAGTGGCAGAGCCGCTGCTGGGAGAGCCCTTTGGTCTGGAAGATGTCTATGTCGATCCCTGTGCTTATTTCCGGCGCAAGTGCGAAGAGGATGGGGAGAGAAGTCGGTATGAGGAATGCGATCGCTACGAGCGCGTAGTGGTGAAGTTGGGGGCGGCGCTACGGGAATGGCTGCATCGAGCCGATCGGAATGACGCGATCCGGGTGGTGAGTGGTGGTCCGGGGTCGGGGAAGTCCTCTTTTGCCAAGATGTTTGCGGCGCGTCACGATTTTGACTTCCCCGTGTTGTTTGTGCCCCTCCATCAATTCGATTTGAAAGGGGACCTGGTGCAGTCTGTGGGGCAATTCGTGCGATACGAGGAGCTATCAGAAAACCCCCTCGATCCAGATAATCGCGACCTGCGGCTTTTGATTATTTTTGATGGTCTGGACGAGCTGTCCAAGCAGGGCAAATTATCTGAAGGCGATGCTAAGGAATTTGTGCGCGAGGTAAACCAAAAAGTCAGCCAGATCAACCAACGCACGACTCACTTACAGGTGGTGATCACAGGGCGAGATGTGGCAGTACAAGGGGCTTTTCGCAATCTGGAGCGAGTTTTCCATGTGCTGCCTTATTTCGAGCCTGAAGCTAAACGATATGAAGAGAGCAACGAGTACTACATCGATGAAGGCGATTGTTTGGCGGTCGATCTCCGGGATGTTTGGTGGCGCAAGTATGGTGAGGTGACCCAGAAGGCATATACAGGGATGCCTGAGGATCTAGATCGGGAGAAACTCACCGAGATTACAGGACAGCCGCTGCTGAATTACTTGGTAGCTTTTACCTATGTAAAGGGCAAGCTCAACCTTTCTGATACAACCAACCTTAACTCCATCTATGCCGATTTGCTTCATGAGGTTTACGAGCGTAGCTATGAGGGCAAAGGGAAGCGGCACAAAGCGATCGGCGATCTGTCCGAGGAAAATTTTCGCCGCATCCTTGAAGAAGTGTCGTTAGCTGCCTGGCACGGTGATGGGCGAACGACCACGGTTGGGGAGATTCGGCAGCATTGTCAGCGAAGCCGTTTGCAGCGTTTGCTCGAGCAATTTGAGGAAGGTGCTAAAGCTGGGGTGACGCGGCTCTTCCTGGCGTTTTATTTTCGCCAAAGTGGCAGCCGGGAAAACGAGCCGACGTTTGAGTTCACGCACAAAAGCTTTGGGGAATATCTGACGGCGGCGCGTATCGTGCGAGCCATGGCCCGCATCCAAGCCAAGCTCGACCAACGTGAAAAAGATTTCGAGGAGGGCTGGGACGAACGAGACGCATTGCTCCATTGGGCAGAAATCTGCGGACCAACCAGGATGGACCCCTATCTGTTGGAGTTTGTCTGGAATGAAGTGTCACTTCGGTCCAAGGAAGACGTGGCGAAATGGCAAAAGACCTTTGCTCGACTCATTGAGGAGATGCTGAAGCATGGGATGCCAATGGAGAAGATCGTGCCGCCCCTGGTTTTCCATAAAGCCAATCGGTGGGCGATTCATGCGGAGGAGTGTTTGTTGGTGGCCTTGAATGCCTGTGCACGCGTTACACGAGAGGTTTCGACGGTTCAATGGACCGAACCAACAACATTTGGTAGTTGGCTTTTGCGGCTCCAAGGTCAGAGGGATTACGAAGACAAGAGTGTTGCTTCAAAATGCCTTTCTTACCTCAATCTCTCGCAAGCAGAACTTTATGCGGCAAATCTGGATGAGGCGCATCTGGCTGGGGCGCATCTGGAAGGGGCGAATCTGTTTCGGGCGCATCTGGATCTGGCGAATCTGGCTGGGGCGAATCTGGAAGGGGTGGAACTGAAAGGGGCGGATCTGTCTGGGGCGGATTTGGAAGGGGCGCATCTGGCTGGGGCGGATCTGGCTAGAGCGCGTCTGGCTGGGGCGCATCTGGCTGGGGCGCATCTGGAATGGGCGATTCTGGCAGAGGCGGATCTGAAAGGGGCGGATCTGGCTGGGGCGCATCTGGATGGGGCGGATCTGGAAGGGGCGCATCTGGAAGGGGCGCATCTGGATGGGGCAGAACTGGATGGGGCGGAACTGGAAGGGGCGCATCTGGCTGGGGCAATAGGTCTTTTTGACAATCTCTCTTGTCCTGAAAAGTATCGCCTCAGAAAACCAATATCGGATGGGGGGTAA
- a CDS encoding 7-carboxy-7-deazaguanine synthase QueE, protein MTTTVPATEPTNTAAAVLTVDRANLVEVFSAIQGEGSNVGTRQIFIRFARCDLRCHFCDSARTWGTPATCRIEATPGARDFETHANPVTRSQLLAWVVRQHVPGLHDSISLTGGEPLLHASFLQTFLPEVRRLGLPIYLETGGHHPQQLSAVLPFLDAVGADLKLPSVSGEQRWQAHADFLKRCCDAGVEVFAKLIVSDRTDRADLERAAAIVAGTSPEIPVFLQPVTPLAEPLAVGAISPPTPAQVLAWQALLKQQLACVRVVPQTHKAIGQL, encoded by the coding sequence ATGACAACGACAGTACCGGCAACCGAGCCAACCAACACGGCAGCAGCAGTGCTGACGGTGGATCGCGCTAACCTCGTCGAGGTTTTCTCAGCTATTCAAGGGGAAGGATCGAACGTCGGAACGCGACAAATCTTCATTCGCTTCGCCCGGTGCGACCTGCGCTGCCACTTTTGCGACAGCGCTCGCACGTGGGGCACACCTGCCACCTGCCGTATTGAAGCCACACCCGGCGCGCGCGATTTCGAAACCCACGCCAATCCGGTAACGCGATCGCAGCTCTTGGCATGGGTGGTGCGGCAGCACGTCCCCGGTTTGCACGACAGTATTAGCCTGACAGGCGGCGAACCGCTGCTTCATGCCTCGTTCTTGCAAACATTTCTGCCCGAGGTCCGCAGGCTGGGCTTGCCGATCTATCTCGAAACGGGCGGCCACCACCCCCAGCAACTCTCGGCAGTGTTGCCGTTTCTCGATGCGGTTGGTGCCGACCTCAAGCTGCCGAGCGTCAGCGGCGAGCAGCGCTGGCAAGCCCACGCTGATTTCCTCAAGCGATGTTGCGATGCTGGCGTTGAGGTGTTTGCCAAGCTAATCGTCAGCGATCGCACCGACCGGGCCGACCTAGAGCGCGCGGCCGCGATTGTAGCCGGCACGTCGCCGGAGATTCCAGTATTCTTGCAGCCGGTAACGCCACTCGCGGAACCTCTTGCTGTTGGGGCAATCTCACCACCAACTCCCGCCCAAGTGCTGGCATGGCAAGCCCTGCTCAAACAGCAGCTCGCCTGCGTCCGCGTCGTGCCCCAAACCCACAAGGCAATCGGTCAGCTGTAA